The following are encoded together in the Bacillus cereus group sp. RP43 genome:
- the glmM gene encoding phosphoglucosamine mutase, whose product MGKYFGTDGVRGVANKELTPELAFKIGRFGGYVLTKDTDRPKVIIGRDTRVSGHMLEGALVAGLLSTGAEVMRLGVISTPGVAYLTKALDAQAGVMISASHNPVQDNGIKFFGSDGFKLTDEQEAEIEALLDKEVDELPRPTGTNLGQVSDYFEGGQKYLQYIKQTVEEDFSGLHIALDCAHGATSSLAPYLFADLEADISTMGTSPNGMNINEGVGSTHPEVLAELVKEKGADIGLAFDGDGDRLIAVDEKGNIVDGDQIMFICAKYMKETGQLKHNTVVSTVMSNLGFYKALEANSITSDKTAVGDRYVMEEMKRGGYNLGGEQSGHIILLDYITTGDGMLSALQLVNIMKMTKKPLSELAGEMTKFPQLLVNVRVTDKKLALENEKIKEIIRVVEEEMNGDGRILVRPSGTEPLIRVMAEAPTQEICDGYVHRIVEVVKAEVGAE is encoded by the coding sequence ATGGGTAAATATTTTGGTACAGACGGAGTACGCGGGGTTGCAAATAAGGAATTAACACCTGAATTAGCATTCAAAATCGGACGTTTTGGCGGCTATGTATTAACAAAAGATACAGATCGTCCAAAAGTAATTATTGGCCGTGATACACGTGTATCTGGACATATGCTAGAAGGAGCTTTAGTAGCAGGTCTATTATCAACTGGAGCAGAAGTAATGCGTCTTGGTGTTATTTCTACACCAGGTGTGGCTTATTTAACAAAAGCTTTAGATGCACAAGCAGGTGTTATGATTTCTGCATCTCATAATCCAGTACAAGATAATGGAATTAAGTTCTTCGGTTCAGATGGTTTCAAATTAACAGATGAGCAAGAAGCAGAAATTGAAGCATTATTAGACAAAGAAGTTGACGAGTTACCACGTCCAACAGGTACTAACCTTGGACAAGTGAGCGATTACTTTGAAGGTGGACAAAAATATTTACAATACATTAAACAAACTGTAGAGGAAGATTTCTCTGGTTTACATATCGCTTTAGATTGCGCACACGGTGCGACTTCTTCTTTAGCTCCATACTTATTTGCAGACTTAGAAGCTGATATTTCAACGATGGGAACTTCTCCAAACGGTATGAATATTAACGAAGGTGTAGGTTCTACACATCCAGAAGTCTTAGCTGAATTAGTAAAAGAAAAAGGTGCTGATATCGGACTTGCTTTTGATGGTGATGGCGACCGTTTAATCGCTGTGGATGAAAAAGGAAACATCGTTGATGGCGATCAAATTATGTTTATTTGCGCGAAGTATATGAAAGAAACTGGTCAATTAAAACATAATACAGTTGTTTCAACAGTTATGAGTAACTTAGGTTTCTACAAAGCACTTGAAGCAAACAGTATTACAAGTGATAAAACAGCAGTTGGTGACCGCTACGTAATGGAAGAAATGAAACGTGGTGGATATAACCTGGGCGGAGAACAATCAGGTCACATTATCTTACTTGATTACATTACAACTGGTGATGGAATGTTAAGTGCACTTCAACTTGTAAACATCATGAAAATGACGAAAAAACCATTATCTGAGCTTGCAGGTGAGATGACAAAATTCCCACAATTACTAGTAAACGTTCGTGTAACAGATAAAAAACTGGCATTAGAAAACGAAAAAATTAAAGAAATTATTCGTGTTGTAGAGGAAGAAATGAACGGCGACGGTCGTATTCTTGTTCGTCCGTCTGGAACAGAACCGCTTATTCGTGTAATGGCAGAAGCACCAACACAAGAAATTTGTGATGGATATGTACACCGCATTGTAGAAGTTGTTAAAGCTGAAGTTGGCGCTGAATAA
- a CDS encoding CdaR family protein — translation MDKLMENHWFLKGISLLLACMLFMSATLTEKNTTSSILPFVNETKETLTDYPITFKYDEEKYIVSGIPSGGVKVKLEGPKSAVATAKAKKQFDISVDLRDSPKGTYEVSLKANGLPDDVKGTVQPATIKVTLHEKARKYVHVDLKLSNEDQMPAGATLEKSNIKPDTVEVVGTKEEIESISSAKAYIDLKGVNKTVTKTPEVTLYNKEGKRLNVRTSPSKISVTLNVATQATANNVEKTVPLTYSKKGNLPEGLAVTNISVEPKEVTIAGPKDILDNIQSIEGVEVDLSQLTDSTTFDASVLLPKGVTSAKPNQVKVSVGVQKVKQTKSKTIDGIPIQKSGIPNDVTAQLLSPQDGKISVDISGEASIVDKITAAQITAAINLQNVSPGTKDVSIQVSGPGNISIEAKQKSAKVTIVKKEKPDKEVQGNIEQPDSKNNQENQTEKPKNPEPDPEKDPEKDQEKDKDKDKENGQETGQEPTVDNQKEHEKGANNNG, via the coding sequence ATGGATAAGTTAATGGAGAATCATTGGTTTTTAAAAGGAATCTCATTACTATTGGCGTGTATGCTTTTTATGTCAGCAACTTTAACTGAAAAAAATACGACATCGAGTATATTACCTTTCGTAAATGAAACGAAAGAAACATTAACTGATTATCCTATTACCTTTAAGTATGATGAAGAGAAATATATTGTAAGTGGTATTCCATCAGGTGGAGTCAAGGTGAAGTTGGAAGGTCCAAAATCAGCAGTTGCTACAGCAAAAGCAAAAAAACAATTTGATATATCAGTTGATTTGCGAGATAGTCCAAAAGGAACTTATGAAGTTTCTTTAAAAGCGAATGGGCTTCCAGATGATGTGAAAGGAACAGTCCAACCAGCAACAATTAAAGTTACTCTTCATGAAAAAGCGAGAAAATATGTTCATGTAGACTTAAAATTATCAAATGAGGATCAGATGCCAGCGGGTGCTACTCTCGAAAAATCAAACATTAAACCTGATACTGTTGAGGTAGTTGGGACGAAAGAAGAAATCGAAAGTATTTCATCTGCTAAGGCGTATATTGATTTGAAAGGTGTTAATAAAACTGTTACAAAAACACCCGAAGTTACATTATACAATAAAGAAGGAAAACGTTTAAATGTAAGAACAAGTCCATCTAAAATTAGTGTAACGTTGAATGTGGCGACGCAAGCTACAGCAAATAACGTCGAAAAAACAGTTCCTTTAACATATTCGAAAAAAGGGAATTTACCAGAAGGTTTAGCTGTTACAAATATTAGTGTTGAACCAAAAGAAGTAACGATAGCAGGTCCAAAAGACATTTTGGATAATATACAATCTATAGAGGGGGTCGAGGTAGATCTTAGTCAATTGACGGATTCTACAACATTCGATGCCTCTGTTTTATTGCCAAAAGGTGTAACAAGTGCAAAACCAAATCAAGTGAAGGTTTCCGTAGGGGTACAAAAGGTAAAACAAACGAAAAGTAAAACTATTGATGGTATCCCAATTCAAAAAAGTGGAATTCCGAATGATGTTACTGCGCAGCTACTTTCGCCACAAGATGGAAAGATAAGCGTTGATATTTCAGGAGAAGCAAGTATAGTAGATAAAATAACAGCTGCTCAAATAACCGCGGCGATTAATCTGCAAAATGTATCTCCGGGGACGAAAGATGTTTCTATTCAAGTGAGTGGTCCTGGTAATATTTCGATAGAAGCAAAACAAAAAAGTGCTAAAGTCACAATTGTGAAGAAAGAAAAGCCGGATAAAGAAGTACAGGGGAATATTGAACAACCAGATTCAAAAAACAATCAAGAAAATCAAACTGAAAAACCAAAAAATCCTGAACCTGATCCAGAAAAGGACCCAGAAAAGGATCAGGAAAAAGATAAAGATAAAGACAAAGAAAATGGCCAAGAAACGGGCCAAGAACCAACAGTAGATAATCAAAAAGAGCACGAAAAAGGAGCGAATAATAATGGGTAA
- the cdaA gene encoding diadenylate cyclase CdaA codes for MPFEDTTILKYLSTALDIAVVWFIIYKLILIIRGTKAVQLLKGITVIIVVRMISILLELHTLYWLTEQVLTWGFLAVIIIFQPELRRALEQLGRGSLFSRVGTHEEDEPEIVATAIAKATEYMGKRRIGALITLSKETGMGDYVETGIPLNANVSSELLINIFIPNTPLHDGAVIMQGSTIKAAACYLPLSESPFISKELGTRHRAAMGVSEVTDSITVVVSEETGQISLTKNGELHRDLKTEQLKDMLLAEFSGNEKTTSSSLWNWRRKRHG; via the coding sequence ATGCCTTTTGAAGATACGACCATTTTGAAATATCTTAGTACGGCATTAGATATTGCTGTTGTATGGTTTATTATATATAAGCTAATTCTTATAATCCGGGGCACGAAGGCTGTTCAACTTTTAAAAGGTATTACAGTTATTATTGTCGTCCGGATGATCAGTATTTTACTTGAATTGCATACGCTATATTGGCTAACGGAACAAGTATTAACGTGGGGATTCTTAGCTGTTATTATTATCTTCCAGCCAGAATTGCGAAGAGCACTTGAGCAGCTAGGACGAGGTAGCCTGTTTTCGCGTGTGGGAACTCACGAGGAAGATGAACCTGAAATTGTTGCAACAGCGATAGCGAAAGCTACGGAATATATGGGAAAACGTAGAATAGGTGCATTAATTACGTTGTCAAAAGAGACTGGGATGGGTGACTATGTGGAAACGGGTATTCCGCTGAACGCAAATGTGTCATCAGAATTACTCATTAATATTTTTATCCCTAATACACCTCTTCATGATGGAGCAGTAATTATGCAGGGAAGTACAATTAAAGCGGCAGCATGTTATCTTCCGCTATCAGAAAGTCCGTTTATTTCTAAGGAGTTAGGAACAAGGCATCGCGCTGCAATGGGAGTTAGTGAAGTTACTGATAGTATTACAGTAGTTGTGTCGGAAGAAACGGGTCAAATTTCTTTAACGAAAAACGGTGAGTTACATCGTGATTTGAAGACAGAGCAGCTGAAGGATATGTTGTTAGCAGAATTTAGTGGGAACGAAAAAACGACTTCTTCGTCTTTATGGAATTGGAGGAGAAAGCGTCATGGATAA
- the rocF gene encoding arginase, producing MKKEISVIGVPMDLGQMRRGVDMGPSAIRYAGVIERIEQIGYDVKDLGDICIEREKEVDENTKLRNLTQVATVCNELASKVDHIIEEGRFPLVLGGDHSIAIGTLAGVAKHYKNLGVIWYDAHGDLNTEETSPSGNIHGMSLAASLGYGHSSLVDLYGAYPKVKKENVVIIGARALDEGEKDFIREEGIKVFSMHEIDRMGMTAVMEETIAYLSHTDGVHLSLDLDGLDPHDAPGVGTPVIGGLSYRESHLAMEMLAEADIVTSAEFVEVNTILDERNRTATTAVALMGSLFGEKLK from the coding sequence ATGAAAAAAGAAATCTCAGTTATTGGAGTTCCAATGGATTTAGGACAGATGCGTCGCGGGGTTGATATGGGACCAAGCGCGATCCGTTATGCAGGGGTAATTGAAAGAATTGAACAAATTGGATATGACGTTAAAGATTTGGGAGATATATGTATTGAGAGAGAAAAAGAAGTAGATGAAAATACAAAATTAAGAAACCTTACACAAGTTGCAACTGTATGTAATGAATTAGCAAGTAAGGTTGATCATATTATAGAAGAAGGTCGTTTTCCACTTGTATTAGGCGGTGACCATAGTATTGCTATCGGTACGCTAGCTGGTGTAGCGAAACATTATAAAAATTTAGGTGTTATTTGGTATGATGCACATGGTGATTTAAATACAGAAGAGACTTCACCATCTGGAAATATTCACGGTATGTCACTTGCTGCAAGTTTAGGATATGGACATTCTTCACTTGTAGACTTATACGGGGCATATCCAAAGGTGAAGAAAGAGAACGTTGTAATTATCGGTGCACGTGCATTAGATGAAGGAGAAAAAGACTTTATTCGTGAAGAAGGCATCAAAGTATTCTCAATGCATGAAATTGATCGTATGGGTATGACGGCTGTTATGGAAGAAACAATTGCGTATTTATCTCATACTGATGGTGTTCATTTATCATTAGATTTAGATGGGCTTGATCCTCATGACGCACCAGGAGTTGGAACACCTGTAATTGGTGGTCTATCTTATCGTGAAAGCCACTTAGCGATGGAGATGTTAGCAGAAGCTGATATTGTTACATCTGCTGAGTTTGTTGAAGTAAATACAATTTTAGATGAGAGAAACAGAACAGCAACAACAGCGGTTGCTTTAATGGGTTCTTTATTCGGTGAAAAACTGAAATAA
- a CDS encoding glycerate kinase yields MKVVIASDSYKESLKAIEVCEAIERGFAAIFPKAEYVKVPIGDGGEGTVESLVGATMGKIISLNVTGPLGESVQAFYGMSKDKKTAFIEMAAASGLQHVPIEKRNPLITTTKGTGELILHALDQGAKHIILGLGGSATNDGGAGMLSALGARFINRKGGVIEPSGGTLHLITTVDLSRIDSRLEDIKLEAACDVDNPLVGLSGASFVFARQKGANVEMMKELDGNLKHYANILKQHVSFDVSEIPGAGAAGGMGAAVVAVLKGQLRKGIEIVLDYTNFDKCIEGADLIVTGEGRIDEQTAYGKAPVGVAKRAKCRHIPVIAIGGSVSSNYTTVYEKGIDAVFSITASPMTLEEAYKRAEENIEMTAKNIAAVWKLASEKRF; encoded by the coding sequence ATGAAAGTTGTCATTGCATCGGATTCATATAAAGAAAGCCTGAAAGCTATAGAGGTATGTGAAGCTATTGAAAGAGGCTTTGCAGCAATTTTTCCTAAAGCAGAGTATGTTAAGGTACCAATTGGAGATGGAGGCGAAGGAACGGTTGAATCTCTTGTTGGTGCTACAATGGGGAAAATTATATCACTTAATGTGACAGGGCCGCTTGGAGAGAGCGTGCAAGCCTTTTATGGTATGTCTAAGGATAAGAAGACAGCATTTATTGAAATGGCAGCAGCATCAGGATTACAACACGTTCCAATTGAAAAGAGAAACCCACTTATTACAACTACAAAAGGGACAGGTGAACTTATATTACATGCATTAGATCAAGGAGCTAAACACATTATTTTAGGGCTTGGAGGAAGTGCTACAAATGATGGTGGGGCTGGTATGCTATCTGCCTTAGGCGCAAGATTTATAAATAGGAAAGGTGGGGTAATAGAACCCTCTGGAGGGACATTGCATTTGATAACCACTGTTGACCTTTCTAGGATTGATTCACGCCTGGAAGATATAAAGTTAGAAGCAGCATGTGATGTAGATAACCCTTTAGTTGGACTGAGCGGGGCATCTTTTGTATTTGCGAGACAAAAAGGTGCGAATGTAGAGATGATGAAAGAGCTAGATGGGAATTTAAAACATTATGCTAATATACTTAAACAACATGTGTCTTTTGATGTATCTGAAATACCAGGTGCGGGGGCAGCTGGAGGAATGGGAGCCGCTGTCGTTGCAGTGCTAAAGGGACAGTTAAGAAAAGGGATTGAAATTGTATTAGATTATACAAATTTTGATAAGTGTATAGAGGGCGCCGATCTGATTGTAACTGGTGAGGGAAGAATAGATGAACAAACAGCGTATGGAAAAGCTCCTGTTGGTGTCGCGAAGCGGGCGAAATGTCGTCATATTCCTGTAATTGCTATTGGTGGATCTGTATCCTCGAATTATACGACTGTTTACGAAAAGGGAATTGATGCAGTGTTTAGTATTACGGCTAGTCCAATGACGTTAGAAGAAGCATATAAAAGGGCAGAAGAGAATATCGAAATGACAGCAAAAAATATTGCAGCAGTATGGAAACTAGCATCAGAAAAACGCTTCTAA
- the pdaB gene encoding polysaccharide deacetylase family sporulation protein PdaB, whose protein sequence is MFFFFITSKRTFKHISLIVVLSLFTAWLLFLKTYSHESAFSTATGPKVIYKGDTAKKQVAFTFDISWGDQKAIPILNTLKEREIKNATFFLSAAWAERHPDIVERIMKDGHEIGSMGYNYTSYTSLEANEIRRDLLRAQDVFTKLGVKQVKLLRPPSGDFNKITLKIAESLGYTLVHWSNNSNDWKNPGVNKIVSTVSNNLKGGDIVLLHASDSALQTNKALPLLLQKLKSDGYEQTSVSQLISNTSTKSEDIK, encoded by the coding sequence ATGTTTTTCTTTTTTATTACGAGTAAAAGAACATTTAAACACATTAGCTTAATAGTCGTACTTTCCTTATTTACAGCATGGCTACTCTTTTTAAAAACATATTCACATGAATCTGCTTTTTCAACTGCTACTGGCCCTAAGGTGATTTACAAAGGGGACACTGCAAAAAAACAAGTTGCATTCACGTTTGACATTAGTTGGGGAGACCAAAAAGCTATTCCAATCCTTAACACACTCAAAGAAAGAGAAATTAAGAACGCAACCTTCTTTCTCTCTGCTGCATGGGCTGAAAGACACCCTGATATTGTCGAACGCATCATGAAAGATGGACATGAGATTGGTAGTATGGGCTATAATTACACGTCCTACACTTCACTAGAAGCAAATGAAATACGAAGAGATCTTTTGCGGGCACAGGATGTTTTTACAAAACTTGGCGTAAAACAAGTCAAGCTATTACGTCCACCTAGTGGCGATTTTAACAAAATAACTCTTAAAATAGCGGAATCACTCGGATACACCCTCGTTCATTGGAGTAACAATTCAAATGACTGGAAAAATCCCGGCGTAAATAAAATCGTTTCCACAGTCTCTAACAATTTAAAGGGTGGAGATATTGTCTTATTGCATGCTTCTGATTCTGCTCTTCAAACAAATAAGGCTTTACCATTACTCTTACAAAAATTAAAGAGCGACGGATATGAACAAACATCTGTATCACAACTTATTTCCAACACAAGTACAAAAAGTGAAGATATTAAGTAG